From a single Pirellulales bacterium genomic region:
- a CDS encoding ABC-2 family transporter protein, with product MKTWWTILRISIEERLVYRGDFALGTLMRFLPIVTQVFLWKAIFDANERTDIAGYSYHDFIAYYLLTMLSRAFSSMPGLASGIALQIRNGEIKKFLVQPIDLVGFLLLGRVAHKLVYYVVAAAPFALVFFLCRGFFPGWPDGWTLAAFGLSLVMSFLLGFFLEATLGMIGFWFLEVSSLLFVYMLFNFFFSGHMFPIDMLPGIWGKLVEMLPLKYLAYFPSAVFLGKIQGPQLVRELLLEFCWLLFFIVACRLALRRGYHRYSGYGG from the coding sequence ATGAAGACTTGGTGGACCATCCTGCGAATCTCGATCGAGGAGCGGCTCGTCTACCGCGGCGACTTCGCCCTGGGCACGTTGATGCGCTTTCTGCCGATTGTCACCCAGGTGTTCCTTTGGAAAGCGATCTTCGACGCCAACGAGCGGACCGACATCGCCGGCTACAGCTATCACGACTTCATCGCTTATTATCTGCTGACGATGCTCAGCCGGGCGTTTTCGAGCATGCCCGGCCTCGCGTCGGGCATCGCCCTGCAAATCCGCAACGGCGAAATCAAAAAGTTCCTGGTGCAGCCGATCGACCTGGTCGGCTTTCTGCTGTTGGGCCGCGTGGCTCACAAGCTCGTCTACTACGTCGTGGCGGCCGCGCCGTTCGCCTTGGTGTTCTTTCTCTGTCGCGGTTTCTTTCCAGGTTGGCCCGATGGATGGACGCTGGCCGCATTTGGCCTGTCGCTGGTGATGTCGTTTCTGCTCGGCTTCTTTCTCGAAGCCACGCTGGGGATGATCGGCTTCTGGTTTCTGGAAGTCAGCTCGCTGTTGTTCGTCTATATGCTTTTCAATTTCTTCTTTTCCGGGCACATGTTCCCCATCGACATGCTGCCCGGCATCTGGGGCAAGCTCGTGGAGATGCTGCCGCTCAAATACCTGGCCTACTTCCCGTCGGCCGTATTCCTGGGCAAAATCCAGGGGCCGCAACTCGTGCGAGAACTGCTGCTGGAGTTCTGTTGGCTGCTGTTTTTCATCGTCGCCTGTCGCCTGGCCCTTCGTCGCGGTTATCATCGTTACAGTGGATATGGAGGATAG